A single region of the Globicephala melas chromosome 12, mGloMel1.2, whole genome shotgun sequence genome encodes:
- the ITGB1BP1 gene encoding integrin beta-1-binding protein 1, whose translation MFRKGKKRHSSSSSQSSEISTKSKSVDSSLGGLSRSSTVASLDTDSTKSSGQSNSNSDTCAEFRIKYVGAIEKLKLSEGKSLEGPLDLINYIDVAQQDGKLPFVPLEEEFIMGVSKYGIKVSTSDQYDVLHRHALYLIIRMVCYDDGLGAGKSLLALKTTDASNEEYNLWVYQCHSLEQAQAICKVLSTAFDSVLTSEKP comes from the exons ATGTTTCGGAAAGGGAAGAAGCGACACAGCAGTAGCAGCTCCCAGAGTAGTGAAATCAGTACTAAGAGCAAG TCTGTAGACTCCAGCCTTGGGGGGCTCTCGCGATCCAGCACCGTGGCGAGCCTCGATACCGATTCCACCAAGAGCTCAG gacaaagcaacagtaattcaGACACCTGTGCAGAATTTCGAATAAAATACGTTGGTGCCATTGAGAAACTGAAACTCTCCGAGGGAAAAAGTCTCGAAGGGCCACTAGACCTGATAAATTATATAGATGTCgcccag caAGATGGAAAGTTGCCTTTTGTTCCTCTGGAGGAAGAATTTATTATGGGAGTTTCCAAGTATGGCATAAAAGTATCCACGTCAGATCAGTAT GATGTTTTGCATCGGCATGCTCTATATTTAATCATCCGGATGGTGTGTTATGATGATGGTCTGGGGGCAGGAAAAAGCTTATTGGCTCTGAAGACCACAGATGCGAGCAACGAAGAATACAACCTGTGGGTTTACCAGTGCCACAGCCTG GAACAAGCACAAGCAATCTGCAAAGTTTTATCCACTGCATTTGACTCTGTGTTGACATCTGAGAAACCCTGA